One Deinococcus aerolatus genomic window carries:
- the cas1 gene encoding CRISPR-associated endonuclease Cas1: protein MTSVLVQTPGAAISARGGQLIVETGAGQHAVPLGHVTELIVIGNARISTAVIADLAGRGVPVHLQARAGTVPFSVLGNVEGQVEALRVQVLASPQARLVAARALVRAKVTNAGWVLRRLRVSGVLDAPAVEEAADENALRGMEGAAARQYFAALAGALPEWGFVGRAYRPAPDPVNAALSFAYMLLLGQARVAVARAGLHPGLGTLHVPHGRRPALALDVMEPFRGPVCDLTVASLLRSGRLKLDGFEAREGEVRLGAAGSAAVAGAVAQRMTEWSVVAALQKQVAAVQRTWAEGGGCACWVPPVRA, encoded by the coding sequence ATGACATCTGTTCTGGTTCAGACGCCGGGGGCGGCCATCAGTGCGCGGGGCGGGCAGTTGATCGTCGAGACAGGAGCAGGCCAGCACGCGGTGCCACTGGGCCACGTGACCGAGCTGATCGTGATCGGGAACGCGCGGATCAGCACGGCAGTCATTGCGGATCTGGCGGGCCGGGGCGTACCGGTGCATCTTCAGGCGCGGGCCGGGACCGTGCCCTTCAGCGTGCTGGGGAACGTGGAAGGACAGGTGGAAGCCCTGCGCGTTCAGGTGCTGGCCTCACCCCAGGCGCGTCTGGTGGCGGCGCGGGCGCTGGTGCGGGCGAAGGTGACCAACGCGGGCTGGGTGTTGCGCCGCCTGCGGGTCAGCGGGGTCCTGGACGCGCCAGCCGTGGAGGAGGCCGCGGACGAGAACGCATTGCGCGGCATGGAGGGCGCGGCGGCGCGGCAGTACTTTGCGGCCCTGGCCGGGGCGCTGCCGGAGTGGGGCTTTGTGGGGCGGGCCTACCGCCCGGCACCGGACCCGGTGAACGCGGCGCTGTCCTTTGCCTACATGCTGTTGCTGGGGCAGGCGCGTGTGGCGGTGGCGCGGGCCGGGCTGCATCCGGGGCTGGGCACCCTGCACGTGCCGCACGGGCGCCGTCCGGCCCTGGCCCTGGATGTCATGGAGCCGTTCCGGGGGCCGGTGTGCGACCTGACGGTGGCGTCGCTGCTGCGCAGCGGGCGCCTGAAGCTGGACGGGTTCGAGGCGCGGGAAGGCGAGGTGCGCCTGGGGGCAGCAGGCAGCGCGGCGGTGGCGGGCGCGGTGGCACAGCGCATGACCGAATGGAGCGTGGTGGCCGCGCTGCAAAAGCAGGTGGCGGCGGTGCAGCGCACGTGGGCCGAAGGCGGCGGCTGCGCGTGCTGGGTGCCGCCGGTTCGCGCCTGA
- the cas2 gene encoding CRISPR-associated endonuclease Cas2, translating into MTLRQDILVAFDTPSDGRRRRFTRLLSRYGVRVQRSVFRLSGSAREVQRLREALERVADHGEDLLLMTVVASGTWWQVGGVQVLEVPLVVSF; encoded by the coding sequence GTGACGCTCCGGCAGGACATCCTGGTGGCCTTCGACACGCCGAGCGACGGGCGGCGTCGGCGCTTCACGCGGCTGCTGTCGCGGTATGGGGTGCGGGTGCAGCGCAGTGTCTTCCGGCTGAGCGGCTCGGCGCGCGAGGTGCAGCGGCTGCGGGAGGCGCTGGAGCGGGTCGCAGATCACGGGGAAGACCTGCTGCTGATGACGGTGGTCGCGTCCGGAACCTGGTGGCAGGTGGGCGGCGTGCAGGTGCTGGAGGTGCCGCTGGTGGTTTCCTTCTGA